The following are encoded together in the Lactuca sativa cultivar Salinas chromosome 1, Lsat_Salinas_v11, whole genome shotgun sequence genome:
- the LOC111921885 gene encoding protein FAR1-RELATED SEQUENCE 7-like, translating into MAFAPFTGVNHHGQSILFGGALLENEKEETFVWLFEHFLKYMFSKYPKAIITDQDKAMGNAIKKVFPNARHRFCAWHIKKHELEHLRPYVALFSDFQESYKECLMSDTIEEFETRWEVIRDKYKLENNCWITDMYNQRVHWAKALLKDIFLVVQYDKAIASRRAAEEDEDFKTMNSRPIVTFCLSNKIHVTCSCAKYETCGILCKHSLYVMKKRHVDTLPSHYILPRWTLNARYKVGKRSIRLEEMNNENGVSDYTLCCVRSNFNKVIEQVKDPPSKIENVNNVLIKLLQDQAIRKKPLPVENISQGSYVRMSQVDMTPQLFVRDPLAPTNMKGRPKIASRINSSLEVPKNEDALIVDESLEEKQ; encoded by the exons ATGGCTTTTGCTCCATTTACTGGGGTGAACCATCATGGACAATCTATACTTTTTGGTGGAGCGTTGCTAGAAAACGAAAAGGAAGAAACTTTTGTATGGTTGTTTGAGCATTTCTTAAAATATATGTTTAGCAAGTATCCGAAGGCTATTATTACTGATCAAGACAAAGCTATGGGTAATGCAATAAAAAAAGTGTTTCCAAATGCTCGACATCGCTTTTGTGCATGGCATATAAAAAAGCATGAATTGGAGCACCTTCGACCGTATGTTGCCCTTTTTAGtgattttcaagaatcatataaagaaTGCTTAATGAGTGACACAATTGAAGAATTTGAAACAAGGTGGGAAGTTATACGTGATAAGTATAAACTTGAAAACAATTGTTGGATAACTGATATGTATAACCAACGAGTACATTGGGCTAAAGCCTTATTAAAGGATATTTTCTTGGTCG TACAATATGACAAAGCAATTGCTTCACGAAGGGCCgccgaagaagatgaagatttcaAGACTATGAACTCGAGGCCG ATTGTTACCTTTTGTTTGTCAAATAAGATACATGTCACATGTTCTTGTGCTAAGTATGAGACATGTGGGATTTTATGCAAACATAGCTTATACGTGATGAAGAAAAGGCATGTTGATACACTTCCGAGTCATTACATTTTACCTCGATGGACCCTTAATGCTAGGTACAAGGTGGGTAAGCGTAGCATCAGACTCGAAGAAATGAATAACGAAAACGGGGTTAGTGATTACACTTTATGTTGTGTTCGTTCAAATTTTAATAAAGTAATTGAACAAGTAAAAGACCCCCCTTCAAAAATAGAAAATGTCAATAACGTATTGATAAAGCTCTTACAAGATCAAGCAATACGGAAAAAACCTTTACCAGTTGAGAACATATCTCAAGGTTCTTATGTGAGAATGTCACAAGTCGATATGACACCTCAGCTATTTGTCCGGGATCCTCTTGCTCCAACTAACATGAAAGGACGTCCTAAAATTGCTAGTAGAATTAATTCTTCTTTAGAAGTGCCAAAAAACGAAGATGCTCTTATT GTGGATGAATCGTTGGAAGAGAAACAATGA